From a single Bacillus pumilus genomic region:
- a CDS encoding MFS transporter, translated as MQKPIREQKAVLVILLSNIFIAFLGIGLIIPVMPLFMNVMHLTGSTMGYLVAAFAVAQLIASPIAGRWVDRYGRKIMIVSGLFLFALSELVFGLGTHVYVLYFARLLGGISAAFIMPAVTAYVADITTVQERSKAMGYVSAAISTGFIIGPGIGGFIAEYGVRLPFFFAAGIAFIAVISSMFMLKEPLTKEERAKQMDQVKESTFFKDLKKSIHPSYLIAFIIVFVLAFGLSAYETVFSLFTNHKFGFGPKDIAIIITVSSIVAVIIQVLVFGKMVNALGEKRVIQLCLIVGAVLAFVSTVVSGFMVVLIVTCVIFLAFDLLRPALTTFLSKIAGNQQGFVAGMNSTYTSLGTIFGPALGGILFDQNIHFPFLFAGVVLFLGLGLTLIWKGKATVVSN; from the coding sequence ATGCAAAAACCGATTCGTGAGCAAAAAGCAGTACTCGTTATTTTATTAAGTAATATATTTATTGCGTTTTTAGGCATCGGTCTCATTATTCCTGTCATGCCGCTATTTATGAATGTCATGCATCTAACAGGGAGTACAATGGGATACCTTGTGGCGGCGTTTGCCGTTGCTCAGCTCATCGCATCACCTATTGCAGGGAGATGGGTAGACCGCTACGGAAGAAAGATTATGATTGTGTCAGGATTGTTTCTATTTGCGTTATCAGAGCTCGTCTTCGGTCTTGGAACACATGTGTACGTTCTGTATTTTGCAAGGCTACTAGGCGGCATTAGTGCAGCGTTTATCATGCCGGCTGTCACTGCATATGTCGCCGATATTACGACCGTTCAAGAAAGATCAAAGGCAATGGGCTATGTGTCAGCGGCCATAAGTACCGGATTTATCATTGGCCCGGGCATTGGCGGATTTATTGCAGAATACGGCGTGCGCCTGCCATTCTTCTTTGCAGCAGGGATTGCGTTTATAGCCGTTATTTCGTCTATGTTTATGCTCAAGGAGCCATTAACAAAAGAAGAGCGAGCGAAGCAAATGGATCAAGTGAAGGAATCCACCTTCTTTAAAGATTTGAAAAAATCGATCCATCCAAGCTATCTCATCGCTTTTATCATTGTGTTTGTCCTCGCGTTTGGACTGTCTGCGTATGAAACGGTCTTCAGCCTGTTTACAAATCATAAGTTTGGATTTGGTCCGAAGGATATTGCGATCATCATTACCGTTAGTTCAATTGTAGCGGTCATCATCCAGGTGCTCGTGTTTGGTAAAATGGTGAATGCTCTTGGGGAGAAACGAGTCATTCAGCTATGCTTAATTGTTGGAGCAGTCCTCGCTTTTGTTTCAACTGTCGTGTCAGGCTTTATGGTTGTGCTTATCGTCACATGTGTCATTTTCTTAGCCTTTGATTTATTGCGTCCGGCATTGACGACATTCTTATCAAAAATTGCTGGCAATCAGCAAGGATTCGTCGCAGGGATGAACTCCACTTACACAAGTCTCGGTACGATATTCGGCCCAGCCCTTGGTGGTATTTTATTCGATCAAAATATACATTTCCCATTTCTATTCGCAGGTGTTGTCTTATTTCTCGGATTAGGCTTAACTCTTATTTGGAAGGGGAAGGCGACGGTAGTATCTAATTAA
- a CDS encoding acyltransferase family protein, with the protein MQIKEIFYIRCISCLSVVLIHAIAILSSPQSSSILVALLMFSTPSFIFISEFLLAHSYPNGTPKGFMWKRVKAIFFPFAFIGIVDGFLHSASLNGGAADFFKRASANVLLGNYIGYFVLIIFQFYFLHMFFHKMAKRTSAKWVLPISFIITVGYLSVMNLVKIPQPQLPNPMFGLEWIPFPGWLFYFCLAYYCGVNYQQFITRLHHFKYAVYGLVLISAVTLLSNTYVGFFEPSSKRPDVVLYTISIVFLCFLLFSKVKSVPPFVAVISQYSFTIYLLHGYFLGISVLLWGQLKDYPFFVGTFIISTLAIAGPILLSRLANHYKYGYMFVGKINRTRRKTVAS; encoded by the coding sequence ATGCAAATTAAAGAGATTTTTTATATTCGGTGTATCTCGTGTTTGAGTGTTGTGCTCATTCATGCAATAGCCATTTTATCTAGCCCACAATCATCATCTATTCTTGTAGCACTACTCATGTTCAGTACACCGAGTTTTATTTTCATTTCTGAGTTTTTATTGGCGCATTCTTATCCAAATGGTACACCTAAAGGATTTATGTGGAAGAGAGTGAAAGCCATCTTTTTCCCATTTGCATTTATTGGGATTGTCGATGGGTTTTTGCATTCGGCATCGTTAAATGGAGGGGCAGCTGACTTCTTTAAAAGAGCTTCAGCAAATGTCTTATTGGGAAATTATATTGGTTATTTTGTTCTGATTATTTTTCAATTTTACTTTTTGCATATGTTTTTTCACAAAATGGCTAAGCGTACCTCAGCCAAATGGGTATTGCCGATCTCCTTTATCATCACAGTTGGTTATTTAAGTGTCATGAACCTCGTCAAAATCCCACAACCTCAATTACCTAATCCAATGTTCGGCTTAGAATGGATTCCATTTCCAGGTTGGTTATTCTATTTTTGTTTAGCCTATTATTGTGGAGTGAATTATCAGCAGTTTATCACAAGACTTCATCATTTTAAGTATGCTGTGTATGGACTTGTTCTGATTTCAGCAGTGACTCTTCTAAGCAATACATATGTAGGCTTTTTCGAGCCTTCTTCTAAGAGGCCAGATGTTGTTCTTTATACAATCAGTATTGTCTTCTTATGCTTTCTCTTGTTTTCTAAAGTAAAAAGCGTTCCACCTTTCGTAGCTGTCATTAGTCAATATTCATTCACCATCTATTTGCTTCACGGGTATTTTCTAGGTATCTCTGTGTTACTATGGGGACAATTAAAAGATTATCCATTCTTTGTGGGGACATTCATAATATCAACACTTGCAATTGCTGGACCTATCCTATTGTCTCGGTTAGCAAATCATTATAAATATGGCTATATGTTTGTCGGTAAAATCAACAGAACGAGACGAAAAACAGTCGCCTCATAA
- a CDS encoding MMPL family transporter, with protein MAKFLYRLGKSAFSKPKRMIIGWLLVLVAVVAATIGTGVSFNGDMSIPGTKSEKAMDLLEKKFPAGDDSGTIRLIFKAPKGETLETKKVKNKLNETIKEVKKDKAVKQVTDLYQTFAISKDKKIGYADITYRVKAGEVKASSKEKVLDSIKISRKAGIQTELGGSVPFSKIEVGGISEVIGIVMAFFILAFTFASLLIAGLPILTAVIGLIIGVMGILITSNFVDMSAFSLTLAVMIGLAVGIDYALFIISRYRQLLAEGYELKEAAARAVATAGSAVLFAGVTVVIALCGLVLVGIPFLGVMGLVAAFMVLSVMLVSLTIVPAILGILGDKVSPSRKNKWFSKLQSQQQEETTAWGRFIKKYPGKIILGVIVLTGLLSWPALHMELGLPDNGMKGKETTERKGYDLLAEGFGKGFNGPLVVIIDASRANNAMKSIEKTTKVLEKMGGIKQVAPAVPNPSGKYAMLTILPKSGPEDKATKQLVKDIRNESSQTAAKYDTKLLVTGSTAVNIDISDRLSEALPKFAGVIIGFALILMILVFRSFLVPLKAVLGFLMTLTATLGFSVFVLQDGHLAPLFGIPASGPLLNFMPVLVTGILFGLAMDYEVFLVSRMREDFLLSGDAKKSVVSGLKHSGRVVTAAGLIMILVFASFIFADDLIIKTMGLTLAFGVLFDAFVIRMTFIPACMMLIGRAAWYLPKWFESWLPRIDIEGESISQKDEKEEKVI; from the coding sequence ATGGCAAAATTTTTATATCGTTTAGGAAAAAGTGCTTTTTCTAAGCCGAAACGGATGATTATCGGTTGGTTACTTGTTTTAGTAGCTGTTGTGGCGGCAACAATAGGGACAGGTGTTTCATTTAATGGAGATATGTCGATTCCAGGAACAAAGTCAGAAAAGGCAATGGATCTCTTGGAGAAAAAATTCCCAGCAGGTGATGATAGTGGGACGATTCGTCTGATCTTTAAAGCACCTAAGGGCGAAACATTAGAAACAAAAAAAGTAAAAAATAAATTGAACGAAACGATCAAAGAAGTCAAAAAGGATAAAGCAGTCAAGCAAGTGACGGATTTATATCAGACATTTGCTATTAGTAAAGATAAGAAAATAGGGTATGCGGATATTACATACCGGGTGAAGGCGGGTGAGGTAAAAGCATCCTCAAAAGAGAAAGTATTAGATAGTATTAAGATTTCAAGAAAGGCTGGCATCCAAACAGAATTAGGCGGCTCTGTCCCATTCTCAAAAATTGAGGTAGGCGGGATATCGGAAGTCATAGGTATTGTCATGGCCTTCTTTATTTTAGCCTTTACCTTCGCTTCACTATTGATTGCAGGACTACCGATCTTGACGGCTGTCATTGGGTTAATAATCGGCGTGATGGGCATATTAATTACCTCAAATTTTGTTGATATGTCTGCATTTAGTCTTACATTAGCTGTGATGATTGGACTTGCCGTAGGAATTGATTATGCATTATTTATCATTTCTCGATATCGACAGTTATTAGCAGAGGGTTACGAATTGAAAGAAGCAGCTGCTAGAGCTGTTGCTACAGCAGGCAGTGCTGTATTGTTTGCAGGTGTTACCGTCGTGATTGCACTATGCGGACTTGTATTAGTCGGTATACCATTTTTAGGCGTGATGGGTCTTGTAGCTGCATTCATGGTACTATCAGTTATGCTTGTGTCTCTGACAATTGTTCCTGCGATACTAGGGATTCTTGGTGATAAAGTAAGCCCTTCAAGAAAGAATAAATGGTTCTCTAAATTACAATCTCAACAACAAGAAGAAACAACAGCTTGGGGAAGGTTTATCAAAAAGTATCCAGGTAAAATCATCCTAGGTGTCATTGTATTGACTGGTCTACTCAGTTGGCCAGCACTTCATATGGAGTTGGGTCTTCCTGATAACGGTATGAAGGGGAAGGAAACAACTGAACGCAAGGGCTATGACCTGTTAGCAGAAGGGTTTGGTAAAGGGTTTAATGGGCCACTGGTTGTTATCATTGATGCCTCCCGTGCAAATAACGCAATGAAATCTATTGAGAAAACAACAAAAGTATTAGAGAAGATGGGTGGCATCAAACAAGTGGCACCGGCTGTTCCTAATCCATCGGGTAAGTACGCCATGTTGACCATCTTACCGAAAAGCGGTCCAGAAGATAAGGCGACAAAGCAATTAGTCAAAGATATACGAAATGAATCTAGTCAAACTGCTGCAAAGTATGATACGAAATTACTTGTTACTGGTTCTACGGCAGTTAATATCGATATTTCAGATAGACTCAGTGAAGCGTTACCGAAATTTGCAGGAGTCATTATTGGATTTGCTTTGATTTTGATGATTCTTGTGTTTAGATCCTTCCTTGTTCCATTAAAAGCGGTTTTAGGATTCCTTATGACATTGACCGCTACACTAGGTTTTTCAGTCTTTGTTTTACAGGATGGACACCTTGCGCCATTGTTTGGAATACCAGCAAGTGGCCCATTGTTAAACTTTATGCCTGTACTAGTGACAGGAATATTATTTGGTCTCGCAATGGATTATGAGGTCTTTTTAGTCAGTCGAATGAGAGAAGATTTCCTTCTATCAGGTGATGCAAAAAAGTCCGTTGTATCAGGTTTGAAGCACAGTGGAAGAGTAGTGACTGCCGCAGGCTTAATCATGATCCTCGTCTTTGCTAGTTTTATCTTTGCAGATGACTTGATCATTAAAACAATGGGGTTAACGTTGGCATTCGGTGTTCTGTTTGATGCATTTGTCATAAGAATGACTTTTATCCCAGCTTGTATGATGCTGATCGGACGAGCTGCTTGGTACTTACCCAAATGGTTCGAAAGCTGGCTTCCACGTATAGACATTGAAGGTGAGTCTATTTCTCAGAAAGATGAGAAAGAAGAGAAGGTGATTTAG
- a CDS encoding sensor histidine kinase has translation MAKRRVDPFNEMIYSRIPTLLWVILVYIAAMIFQSLTTPVALSGLFFSALIAIHLILHWWSFYWFQQNPWVYFLIQGIVILLCVSVMQAASPVILIGLLPVLIAQSIGVYYHTLKVILTGLSFYVLFFLALILVNDTDDLTVYIPILFLILIVVIAYSILFFRQVKARIRTQTFLKELELAHQQVEELTLANERQRMARDLHDTLAQGLAGIIMQLEAVHAHLENQNVERAQSIIKGSMRHARTTLAEARLVIDDLRKYSQDQYDLADSVKDEVKRFMTATNIPVHTKVAVSYQVSPFLIEHTVYIVSECLTNIAKHAKASKVELMMEQKDDHISLQITDNGVGFDEKKQEFTSGHYGLIGMSERARLLDAQLHLKSEKSEGTQVTVTIPLKKE, from the coding sequence ATGGCGAAACGACGGGTAGACCCTTTTAATGAAATGATCTATTCGCGGATTCCAACATTATTATGGGTCATCCTTGTTTATATTGCAGCAATGATATTTCAGTCTTTAACCACCCCAGTAGCACTTTCTGGCCTGTTTTTTTCTGCACTTATTGCCATACATCTGATTCTGCATTGGTGGTCATTTTACTGGTTTCAGCAGAATCCATGGGTATATTTTCTGATTCAAGGAATTGTAATTTTACTTTGTGTTTCAGTCATGCAGGCGGCTTCTCCTGTGATTTTAATTGGCCTGTTACCAGTACTAATTGCGCAAAGTATTGGGGTATATTATCATACATTGAAGGTGATTTTGACAGGGCTTAGTTTTTATGTCCTTTTTTTTCTTGCCCTTATTTTGGTCAATGATACAGATGATTTGACGGTATACATTCCTATTTTGTTTTTGATTCTAATTGTGGTCATCGCATACTCCATTTTATTTTTTAGACAAGTCAAAGCAAGAATTCGTACGCAAACATTTTTAAAGGAACTTGAATTGGCACATCAACAAGTGGAAGAGCTGACACTTGCAAATGAGCGTCAAAGAATGGCGAGAGATTTACATGATACACTTGCACAAGGACTGGCAGGTATTATTATGCAGTTAGAAGCGGTCCATGCACATTTAGAGAATCAGAATGTTGAGCGTGCTCAAAGCATTATTAAAGGTTCTATGAGACATGCGCGGACAACATTAGCTGAGGCGAGATTGGTCATCGACGATCTTCGGAAATATAGCCAGGATCAATATGACTTAGCTGATTCTGTGAAAGATGAAGTGAAGCGGTTTATGACGGCGACGAATATTCCAGTTCATACAAAAGTGGCTGTCTCCTATCAAGTGTCCCCTTTTCTCATCGAACATACCGTATACATCGTCAGTGAATGTTTGACGAATATTGCCAAGCATGCCAAAGCAAGTAAGGTCGAATTGATGATGGAGCAAAAAGATGATCACATCTCCTTGCAAATCACAGACAATGGAGTGGGTTTTGATGAGAAAAAACAAGAATTCACTTCCGGGCATTACGGTCTAATTGGTATGTCAGAACGTGCCCGACTGCTTGATGCACAGCTACACTTAAAAAGTGAAAAAAGTGAGGGTACACAAGTGACGGTAACCATACCTTTGAAAAAGGAGTAA
- a CDS encoding response regulator transcription factor, translating to MSYQIVIVDDHFVVREGLKLILETDQRFDVVGEAEDGAKGLDVLKEKAPDLVLLDLNMPNMSGLEMLKEMQSLQLKVPVLILTTYNEEKLMIEGLQLGAKGYLLKDASRENLFYTIETAIRGDILLQANVAAKVFESKEHQVTPNHLKKELNMLTEKEMLVLQAVARGFRSKEIAFDMGISERTVKAHLTNIYQKLEVTSRAEAIKAAVELGMIHF from the coding sequence ATGTCTTATCAAATTGTGATTGTCGATGATCATTTTGTTGTTAGAGAAGGATTAAAATTAATTCTTGAGACAGATCAACGATTTGATGTTGTTGGTGAAGCTGAGGATGGGGCAAAGGGATTAGATGTCTTGAAAGAGAAGGCTCCAGACCTTGTATTACTTGACCTCAACATGCCTAATATGAGTGGGCTTGAAATGCTAAAAGAGATGCAGTCTCTTCAATTAAAAGTACCGGTCCTGATTCTCACTACCTATAACGAAGAGAAATTAATGATTGAAGGGCTGCAACTTGGAGCAAAGGGCTATCTTTTAAAGGATGCCAGCAGGGAAAATTTATTTTATACAATTGAAACAGCTATCAGAGGGGATATTCTTCTTCAAGCAAACGTCGCTGCTAAGGTATTTGAATCAAAAGAGCATCAAGTGACTCCGAACCATTTGAAAAAAGAATTAAACATGCTGACTGAAAAAGAGATGCTTGTCTTGCAAGCAGTGGCTAGAGGATTTCGAAGTAAGGAAATTGCATTTGATATGGGGATTTCCGAGAGAACTGTCAAAGCTCATTTAACAAATATTTATCAAAAGCTGGAGGTCACTTCAAGAGCGGAAGCAATTAAAGCAGCAGTAGAATTAGGGATGATTCATTTTTAG
- a CDS encoding LytTR family DNA-binding domain-containing protein, whose translation MKLRFIWNQEKDVTEVDVISHPHNQERLQKIEAILETHPSLTVKDPKNDRQSLLPLEQIEAISALGHMSKVLTANGQTYFLNKRLKDLKWLENEHFFRINNAVILNLAQVHSFVAGTYARLEVETMSQNSYTVSRHYAKYIKERFK comes from the coding sequence ATGAAACTTCGTTTTATCTGGAATCAAGAAAAGGATGTGACGGAAGTGGACGTCATTAGCCATCCACATAATCAAGAACGTTTACAAAAGATCGAAGCAATACTGGAAACACATCCTTCTTTGACGGTAAAAGATCCAAAAAACGATCGTCAATCACTTTTACCATTGGAACAAATTGAAGCGATCTCTGCGCTTGGACATATGTCAAAGGTTCTCACTGCCAACGGGCAGACGTATTTTTTAAACAAACGTTTGAAAGACCTGAAATGGTTAGAGAACGAACATTTCTTCCGTATCAATAATGCAGTCATCCTCAATTTAGCACAAGTTCACAGCTTTGTGGCTGGTACGTACGCTCGCTTAGAAGTTGAGACTATGTCGCAAAACAGCTATACAGTCAGTCGTCATTACGCGAAATATATAAAGGAGCGATTCAAATGA
- a CDS encoding GNAT family N-acetyltransferase produces MHLLKQQMASSMKEGIRQMDPAYPVFVDAVLEGFIKGHLYVDDTERPFVYFLETASGIYYVAGKREAELSRCSAFIMDVYERQRRQNGRFTVFSANQLTDVMMKKYFGPHLNEMERHAYVFPQSHSHVTAPHPSYRVERTDEQVIHASRSFPPSYYEAYWGESARFLSKGIGVAILDGENVVSECVSIFSSEGRAEIDIWTDEVCRGKGLALLAAQHMISICLEKKRTPYWDCDVHHLASIKLAEKLGFQRTKTYRLFYGSR; encoded by the coding sequence ATGCATCTCTTGAAGCAGCAAATGGCATCGTCGATGAAAGAAGGAATTCGCCAAATGGATCCGGCTTATCCAGTGTTTGTAGATGCGGTCTTGGAGGGGTTCATAAAAGGACATCTTTATGTAGATGATACAGAGCGTCCTTTTGTTTATTTTCTCGAAACTGCAAGCGGCATTTATTATGTTGCAGGCAAGAGAGAAGCGGAGCTGTCACGCTGTTCGGCCTTCATTATGGATGTTTATGAAAGGCAGAGAAGACAAAACGGACGGTTTACCGTATTTTCAGCGAATCAATTAACAGATGTGATGATGAAAAAATACTTTGGGCCACATTTGAATGAGATGGAAAGACATGCGTACGTTTTTCCGCAGTCACATTCTCATGTCACTGCGCCTCATCCAAGCTATAGAGTAGAACGGACAGATGAACAGGTGATCCATGCAAGCAGGTCTTTTCCTCCTAGCTATTATGAAGCGTATTGGGGAGAATCAGCTCGCTTTCTATCAAAAGGAATCGGAGTTGCCATCTTAGATGGGGAGAATGTGGTAAGTGAATGTGTCTCTATTTTTTCAAGTGAAGGTCGTGCGGAGATAGATATTTGGACAGATGAAGTCTGCCGGGGAAAGGGTTTGGCGCTATTGGCAGCTCAGCATATGATCAGCATCTGTCTCGAAAAAAAGAGGACACCGTATTGGGATTGCGATGTCCATCACCTAGCTTCAATCAAACTGGCAGAGAAGCTAGGCTTTCAGCGGACAAAAACCTATCGATTGTTTTATGGCTCAAGATGA
- a CDS encoding GNAT family N-acetyltransferase codes for MNIRSIQQKDNPYIAAIIRQSLESANLAIEGTAYTDPHLDQLFEYYQSLTHAAYWIAEEDGEIVGGVGIAPFTKDICELQKLYLSPKAQGKGASKKLMDTALQYASTYYEACYLETRRELTAATGLYQRYGFSLLTEPIEGSEHSAMDAWYLKTFSS; via the coding sequence ATGAACATTAGATCCATTCAACAAAAGGACAATCCGTATATCGCAGCGATTATCCGTCAGTCACTAGAATCAGCGAATCTAGCGATTGAAGGAACAGCCTACACTGATCCCCACCTTGACCAGCTGTTTGAATACTATCAATCACTGACTCATGCAGCCTATTGGATTGCTGAAGAGGATGGTGAGATTGTAGGCGGTGTAGGCATTGCCCCATTTACAAAGGACATATGTGAATTACAAAAGCTTTATTTAAGTCCAAAGGCACAAGGAAAAGGTGCGAGCAAAAAGCTGATGGATACAGCGCTGCAATATGCCTCTACATACTACGAAGCATGTTATTTAGAAACCCGCCGAGAATTAACTGCGGCTACAGGTCTTTATCAGCGTTATGGCTTTTCTCTTCTGACAGAACCGATTGAAGGCTCTGAGCATTCTGCAATGGATGCTTGGTATCTCAAAACCTTCTCATCTTGA
- a CDS encoding YesK family protein, with translation MFWLQTAIFTIVVLSLSLWAGKRRRHRHAGLILPICFIFVGLILLLSSFFIGRWEGMALSVSSVSIVLSSVICLIIVTGIQFFKKGDPS, from the coding sequence ATGTTCTGGCTACAAACTGCTATTTTTACAATCGTTGTTCTGAGCCTCTCATTGTGGGCAGGGAAAAGACGTAGACACCGTCATGCGGGTCTGATCCTGCCGATTTGCTTCATTTTTGTTGGATTGATTTTATTGTTATCTAGTTTCTTCATCGGCAGATGGGAAGGCATGGCGCTAAGTGTATCAAGCGTGTCGATCGTTCTCTCTTCCGTGATTTGTTTGATCATCGTCACAGGGATTCAATTTTTTAAAAAAGGTGACCCTTCCTAA
- a CDS encoding GNAT family N-acetyltransferase, which produces MTRIFLRPIEEQDYPGIQRGCLHAETLYMTGTRKTFTLDEIRSAYTRFLLDDSRRDFAICLLDTKEMIGDAAIVDIDPINHTASLRIALHGPEHFQKGYGTEAVRMVQAFAFDTLELNRLELEVFSHNPRAYRSYEKAGFQYEGKRRQALHINGTYSDVIIMGILLEEYKQMNNGDAPA; this is translated from the coding sequence ATGACTCGTATATTTTTGAGACCGATTGAAGAGCAAGATTACCCTGGTATTCAAAGAGGATGCCTGCATGCTGAAACACTTTACATGACAGGCACACGCAAAACGTTCACACTAGACGAAATCCGTTCAGCCTATACCCGCTTTTTACTAGATGACAGTAGACGAGATTTTGCCATTTGTCTGCTAGACACGAAAGAAATGATTGGGGATGCGGCAATTGTGGACATTGACCCAATTAATCATACGGCAAGCTTGCGCATTGCGCTTCATGGGCCAGAGCATTTCCAAAAGGGCTATGGTACAGAAGCTGTCCGAATGGTTCAAGCATTCGCCTTTGATACATTAGAACTCAACCGTCTTGAGCTCGAAGTCTTTTCCCACAATCCAAGAGCCTACAGAAGCTATGAGAAAGCCGGATTTCAATATGAAGGAAAAAGGCGCCAAGCGCTTCATATCAACGGCACATATTCAGATGTGATCATCATGGGCATCCTTCTTGAAGAATACAAGCAAATGAACAATGGAGATGCCCCTGCTTAG
- a CDS encoding VOC family protein encodes MIRRLDHIVLTVQHMKDTIRFYTNVLGMKEETFGEGRKALRFGLQKINLHEAGHEYERTAAHPLPGSSDLCFITDLDMDRLLLHLRKHVVPIEEGPVRRTGTLGPIESVYIRDPDLNLIEISRYIEEGDPS; translated from the coding sequence ATGATACGACGACTTGATCATATCGTGTTGACTGTACAACATATGAAGGACACTATTCGTTTTTATACAAACGTATTAGGGATGAAGGAAGAAACCTTTGGAGAAGGCCGTAAAGCGCTTCGTTTTGGTTTACAGAAGATCAATCTTCATGAAGCTGGTCATGAATATGAGCGGACAGCGGCTCACCCACTTCCTGGCTCTAGTGATTTGTGCTTTATTACCGATTTAGATATGGATCGTCTGCTGTTGCACCTTCGCAAGCACGTGGTTCCTATTGAAGAAGGTCCAGTCAGACGCACAGGTACATTGGGTCCAATTGAATCTGTTTATATCCGCGATCCTGATCTGAATTTAATTGAAATCTCTCGATATATAGAGGAGGGTGATCCGTCATGA
- a CDS encoding dihydrofolate reductase family protein: MSEKRKLLFYGAMSIDGYLAREDHRLDWLIGTEGEEETSYADFYASVDTLIMGRNTYEQVLQLSPDEFPYEGKTCYIISRTLQDSLKGTQIIREDVLSFMKQLKHEEGRHIWVVGGGELLQSFIKAGLVDELYLQIVPVMIGRGIPLFSPMDMESRFSLKEVHQYKQIAEMHFVLKEEDH; the protein is encoded by the coding sequence TTGAGCGAGAAAAGGAAGCTGCTTTTTTATGGGGCAATGAGTATCGATGGCTATTTAGCGAGAGAGGATCACCGGCTCGATTGGCTAATAGGAACAGAGGGCGAGGAAGAAACGAGCTATGCTGACTTTTATGCGTCAGTTGATACGCTGATCATGGGGCGAAATACATACGAGCAGGTTCTACAGCTGTCACCAGATGAGTTTCCTTATGAAGGAAAGACCTGTTATATCATATCACGTACTTTACAAGATAGTCTGAAAGGAACCCAGATCATTCGTGAAGATGTCTTATCATTTATGAAACAATTAAAACATGAAGAAGGCCGCCATATTTGGGTTGTCGGTGGCGGAGAACTGCTTCAGTCTTTCATAAAAGCAGGATTGGTTGATGAGCTTTACCTTCAAATCGTACCTGTCATGATTGGGAGAGGAATTCCTCTGTTTTCGCCAATGGATATGGAATCTAGATTCTCATTAAAAGAAGTACATCAATACAAGCAGATAGCTGAAATGCATTTTGTTTTAAAAGAGGAGGATCACTGA
- a CDS encoding MarR family winged helix-turn-helix transcriptional regulator → MVQHEHELDLRLFRVWMKAYQALFTNIQKDIERYDIGFENFQILELLYSKGPHPVQKISDILSIPSGSMTYVVNKLEKQELVKRQCAPSDKRVFHVLLTEKGKQLFDDIFPKHTDVISQNLSFIEKEEKEQLIESLKKIGLGAEHLREKGETK, encoded by the coding sequence ATGGTGCAGCATGAACATGAATTAGATTTAAGGTTATTCCGTGTATGGATGAAAGCCTATCAAGCCCTTTTTACAAATATCCAAAAAGATATAGAACGTTATGATATTGGATTTGAGAACTTTCAGATTCTTGAATTACTCTATAGTAAGGGACCGCATCCCGTCCAAAAAATTAGTGACATCCTGTCAATCCCAAGTGGAAGTATGACATATGTCGTAAACAAACTAGAAAAACAAGAGCTGGTGAAAAGACAATGTGCACCTTCTGATAAACGTGTATTTCATGTATTGCTAACGGAGAAAGGGAAGCAACTATTTGATGATATCTTCCCTAAACACACAGATGTCATTTCACAAAATCTATCCTTTATTGAAAAAGAAGAAAAAGAACAGCTCATTGAATCATTAAAAAAAATCGGTTTAGGTGCAGAGCATCTTCGCGAAAAGGGGGAAACAAAATGA